The following are encoded together in the Acidobacteriota bacterium genome:
- a CDS encoding enoyl-CoA hydratase: MASSDKLLVTLEDGIKRITINRPERRNSVDTETVELLHEAIQRSAEDESKVVILTGAGDSFCAGADLQATSERDIKSIDVTASLREHTNPTILAMRRLPKPIIARVHGHAVGVGCNYALASDILIASEQAKFGQVFVKIGLMPDGGSTFFLPRTVGYAKAFELMATGEIIAANDALALGLVNRVVPFEELDSTVTAMAARLAQAAPIALRKIKEGLNHGLTSDLAAALDFEAVNQGVCFQSADFAEGVKAFLEKRKASFQGK, from the coding sequence ATGGCATCGAGTGATAAGCTGCTGGTCACGCTCGAAGACGGCATAAAGCGCATCACCATAAACCGGCCCGAGCGCCGTAACTCGGTTGATACCGAGACCGTCGAGTTGCTCCACGAAGCAATCCAGCGCTCCGCCGAAGACGAAAGCAAGGTCGTAATCCTAACCGGCGCCGGCGACTCCTTCTGCGCGGGCGCCGATCTGCAAGCTACCTCCGAGCGCGACATCAAAAGCATCGACGTCACTGCCTCGCTGCGCGAGCACACTAATCCGACAATTCTGGCGATGCGCCGTCTGCCCAAGCCGATTATCGCTCGCGTTCATGGGCACGCTGTCGGAGTCGGCTGCAACTATGCGTTGGCGAGCGACATTCTGATCGCGTCCGAGCAGGCGAAGTTCGGACAGGTCTTTGTGAAGATCGGATTGATGCCCGATGGCGGTTCGACTTTCTTCCTCCCGCGCACAGTCGGCTACGCGAAGGCGTTCGAGTTGATGGCCACCGGTGAAATCATCGCCGCCAATGACGCGCTTGCTCTCGGACTGGTGAATCGAGTCGTGCCGTTCGAGGAACTCGACTCGACGGTGACTGCGATGGCCGCGCGACTGGCGCAAGCCGCTCCGATCGCGCTGCGAAAGATCAAGGAAGGCCTGAATCACGGGCTCACTTCGGACCTCGCGGCGGCGCTGGACTTCGAGGCGGTGAATCAAGGGGTGTGCTTTCAATCGGCCGATTTCGCTGAAGGTGTGAAGGCATTCCTCGAGAAGCGAAAGGCGAGCTTTCAAGGCAAGTGA
- a CDS encoding penicillin acylase family protein has product MKRALLLVISLSLLLPFSAHSKTTRTNDEATIYRDEYGIPHVFAQTLEAASFAVGYAQAEDRLEELLKNYRRANGTMAEVFGPDSYRSDLIQRMWRHSEISREKYNEVSPKMRAGIEAYIDGVKTFMREHPDQVPAWAQEIHPWDVIALGRYIIWGWPLGEAGGDLQRGGLQADPAVYRGSNEMLIAPSRTAMNAPIAVIDPHLSWYGEFRFYQIRIYAGDYNVSGVSILGVPFPILAHSRYCSVAMTTGGPDTSDIYEEELNPANRRQYRYDGAWRDIQVRKQKIGVKKGDTVDWREIEIEYTHHGPIVAHKGDKAYSMAIPYANEVGLTDQIHEMMTARNLDEMKRALGHLQLMAQNIMVGTVQGDIYYVRNGRVPIRAKGVDPSKPIPGNTSATEWQGIHPLSDLVQITNPPSGYMHNCNVSPFGMMKDSPLVPEKYAANPYIYNATKTAPRHQRAEMMTDLLDAAKKVTLEQAIDIAFNPQVYHAELWQSRLKAAWVKANAGGNGPSAVSSDGTNGRAGVSADALEVYDSIQKWNRRSDAESEGALAYYAFKKALGPGLARQVEVPSDISDDQLVAAVGKATEWLKSTFGSLHVQYGKYFRVGRQGGDRTFAVGGGSLNGGANNVGMATPRAISFGHAGKEMVGQGGQTSTQIVVMTNPPKSYAIIPLGESDHKESGHWDDQAEKLFSKSKVAPTFFMDKNGLMKHVTAKKVLKRPAAAQAAR; this is encoded by the coding sequence GTGAAAAGAGCGCTTCTGCTTGTCATCAGCTTATCGCTACTACTTCCCTTCTCTGCGCACTCAAAAACGACGCGCACAAACGACGAAGCAACGATCTACCGCGACGAATACGGGATCCCGCATGTGTTCGCGCAAACGCTCGAGGCCGCATCGTTTGCCGTTGGCTACGCTCAAGCCGAGGACCGGCTTGAGGAGTTGCTAAAGAACTACCGCCGGGCCAACGGCACGATGGCCGAAGTGTTCGGGCCGGACTCTTATCGCTCAGACCTGATCCAACGAATGTGGCGGCACTCCGAAATCAGCCGCGAGAAGTACAACGAGGTCAGCCCAAAGATGCGGGCCGGCATCGAAGCCTATATCGACGGAGTTAAGACTTTCATGCGTGAACACCCCGATCAAGTGCCGGCGTGGGCCCAGGAGATTCACCCCTGGGATGTGATCGCGCTCGGCCGGTACATCATCTGGGGATGGCCGCTTGGCGAAGCCGGCGGCGACCTCCAGCGCGGCGGCCTGCAAGCCGATCCGGCTGTCTATCGCGGCTCGAACGAAATGCTCATCGCTCCCAGCCGCACTGCGATGAACGCTCCGATCGCAGTGATCGATCCTCACTTGAGTTGGTACGGGGAGTTCCGCTTTTATCAAATCAGGATCTACGCCGGCGATTACAACGTGTCCGGAGTCTCGATACTCGGCGTTCCCTTTCCCATCCTCGCCCACAGCCGCTACTGTTCGGTAGCGATGACGACCGGCGGTCCTGACACGTCGGACATCTACGAAGAGGAACTCAATCCGGCAAACCGGCGCCAGTATCGCTACGATGGCGCATGGCGCGACATTCAAGTGCGCAAGCAAAAGATCGGAGTGAAGAAAGGCGATACAGTCGATTGGCGCGAGATCGAAATCGAATATACACATCACGGTCCGATAGTCGCACACAAGGGAGACAAGGCTTACTCGATGGCGATTCCCTACGCGAATGAGGTAGGGCTGACGGATCAGATCCACGAAATGATGACGGCGCGGAACCTCGATGAAATGAAGCGCGCGCTGGGACACCTGCAGTTGATGGCTCAGAACATAATGGTGGGAACGGTTCAGGGAGATATTTACTATGTTCGGAATGGGCGGGTCCCGATTCGCGCGAAGGGCGTCGATCCGAGCAAGCCGATTCCCGGCAACACCTCGGCGACCGAGTGGCAAGGCATTCATCCGCTGAGCGATCTGGTTCAGATAACCAATCCGCCCAGCGGCTACATGCACAACTGCAATGTGTCGCCGTTCGGGATGATGAAAGACAGCCCGCTCGTGCCCGAGAAGTATGCTGCGAACCCTTATATCTACAACGCGACGAAAACAGCGCCCCGCCATCAGCGAGCCGAGATGATGACCGACTTGTTGGACGCCGCCAAAAAGGTGACCCTCGAACAGGCGATCGACATCGCGTTCAATCCCCAGGTCTACCACGCAGAGTTGTGGCAGTCGCGTTTGAAGGCCGCGTGGGTGAAAGCCAATGCCGGCGGGAACGGTCCCTCGGCAGTTTCATCTGATGGGACAAATGGCAGGGCAGGCGTCTCGGCCGATGCGCTGGAAGTCTACGACTCGATCCAGAAATGGAATCGCCGAAGCGACGCTGAGTCAGAAGGCGCCCTTGCTTACTACGCCTTTAAGAAGGCACTGGGTCCGGGGCTTGCGAGGCAAGTCGAGGTACCTTCCGACATCAGCGATGATCAACTGGTCGCGGCGGTTGGAAAGGCGACCGAGTGGCTAAAGTCAACCTTCGGCTCGCTACATGTTCAGTACGGCAAATACTTTCGAGTTGGCAGACAAGGCGGCGACCGAACATTTGCCGTTGGAGGAGGCTCGTTGAACGGCGGCGCGAACAACGTCGGCATGGCTACGCCGCGCGCGATCAGCTTCGGCCACGCCGGAAAAGAGATGGTCGGGCAAGGCGGGCAGACTTCTACGCAAATCGTAGTTA
- a CDS encoding DUF6438 domain-containing protein, producing MWTISRINLLLILSALAAPSAFAHERQGNRIQKRASSEQGVPRDTLITLERTGCYGMCPIYKLTISADGSVLFEGNRFVKKVGTAKSAISQEQIRELIVAFEKINYFDLKDRYERPEDDCKQWVTDHPSALTSITLNGTSKSVIHYYGCRGVEVLAKLEKLEQAIDDAVNSAQWIR from the coding sequence ATGTGGACAATCTCTCGGATCAACCTGCTTCTCATTTTGTCGGCACTGGCTGCGCCCTCGGCCTTCGCCCACGAGCGGCAAGGCAATCGAATCCAGAAGCGCGCGTCGAGCGAGCAAGGCGTTCCGCGAGACACTTTGATTACGCTCGAGAGGACCGGGTGCTACGGGATGTGCCCGATTTACAAGCTAACGATATCGGCCGACGGTAGCGTGTTATTTGAGGGGAACCGGTTCGTTAAGAAAGTCGGCACAGCGAAATCCGCCATCTCGCAAGAACAGATTCGAGAGCTTATCGTTGCGTTCGAGAAGATCAATTATTTCGATCTGAAGGACCGGTATGAGAGACCCGAAGATGATTGTAAGCAGTGGGTGACCGATCACCCCTCGGCCCTCACCTCGATCACCCTTAACGGGACGTCAAAGTCCGTAATACACTACTACGGATGCCGAGGCGTTGAGGTGCTCGCGAAGCTCGAGAAGCTGGAGCAGGCCATAGACGACGCAGTCAACAGCGCGCAGTGGATACGCTGA
- a CDS encoding heavy metal-binding domain-containing protein, with translation MRILAILISSFLVTPFLIQRTSSAFQESTVYSCTMHPEVQSSKPGKCPKCGMKLVAQKPSKDKTSNANEPPASGSRTREVVQQTGEYTCSMHPDIRTTAPGKCPKCSMILVPVTPGITDDFNLKVECSPKTPKPNEKIRLRFAIFNPRTGEQVREFNILHEKLFHLFIVSQDMSEFQHIHPTLEPDGRFTIETVLPQAGSYKIYSDLYPREGAPQVLQQNITTAGYTGDLLGARARLTPDASLTRIADGMKIELKLEPSKIIAGQPVTLKYHLTDSRTSEPVRDLIPYLGAWGHTLILSEDQSDYVHSHPEEVVPDSAEQTKLRGGPDATFIAFLPRPGNYRIWSQFQRGDTLTTVSFTVRAERLR, from the coding sequence TTGCGCATTTTGGCAATTCTGATCAGTTCGTTTCTCGTTACTCCGTTTCTGATTCAGCGGACCTCATCCGCATTTCAGGAGAGCACCGTCTATTCGTGCACGATGCATCCGGAGGTTCAGTCGTCGAAGCCGGGCAAGTGCCCAAAGTGCGGAATGAAGCTTGTAGCCCAAAAGCCTTCCAAGGACAAAACAAGTAACGCCAATGAACCGCCCGCGTCGGGCTCGCGCACTCGTGAAGTCGTCCAGCAAACCGGCGAGTACACCTGCAGCATGCACCCCGATATTCGAACAACTGCCCCGGGAAAATGTCCCAAGTGCTCGATGATTCTCGTGCCGGTGACGCCCGGCATAACCGACGACTTCAATCTAAAGGTTGAGTGCTCCCCCAAGACGCCAAAGCCTAACGAAAAGATCCGCCTGCGCTTTGCGATTTTCAATCCCAGGACCGGAGAGCAGGTGAGAGAGTTTAATATCCTGCACGAGAAGCTTTTTCATTTGTTCATCGTCAGCCAGGATATGTCCGAGTTCCAACACATTCATCCGACGCTCGAGCCGGATGGACGCTTCACCATCGAGACGGTGCTCCCGCAAGCTGGGAGCTACAAGATCTATTCCGATCTCTATCCCAGAGAAGGCGCCCCTCAGGTGCTGCAACAAAACATCACAACCGCCGGCTACACAGGCGACCTGCTCGGCGCGCGTGCGCGGCTCACGCCTGATGCGTCACTCACCAGGATAGCCGACGGTATGAAGATCGAATTGAAGCTTGAGCCCTCCAAGATCATTGCCGGTCAGCCCGTCACGCTCAAGTATCATCTGACTGATTCCAGGACGTCCGAGCCGGTCCGCGATCTTATTCCTTACCTCGGAGCCTGGGGCCACACGCTGATTCTCAGCGAAGACCAGTCCGACTATGTTCACTCGCATCCAGAAGAGGTTGTTCCTGACTCGGCTGAGCAGACGAAGCTGCGCGGCGGGCCCGACGCGACTTTTATCGCGTTCCTGCCTCGGCCCGGCAACTATCGCATATGGTCTCAGTTTCAGAGAGGCGATACGTTGACGACGGTTTCATTCACGGTGCGTGCGGAAAGGCTGCGTTAG
- a CDS encoding CoA-binding protein, which translates to MEINDPEAIDTILDEMKTIAVVGLSSDATRPSNSVSRYMQSHGYRIIPVNPNETSVLGEEAYAQLEDVPDKIDLVNIFRRSEEAGHHVDEAIRLGARGVWLQEGVIDEEAARRALDAGLAVVMDRCILKEHLKRTR; encoded by the coding sequence TTGGAGATCAATGATCCGGAAGCAATAGACACAATTCTAGACGAAATGAAAACAATCGCGGTCGTCGGTCTGTCGTCCGACGCGACGCGCCCGAGCAACAGCGTGTCGCGCTACATGCAATCGCACGGCTATCGAATCATCCCGGTGAACCCGAACGAGACCAGCGTTCTGGGAGAAGAGGCTTACGCACAGCTTGAAGACGTGCCCGACAAGATTGATCTTGTGAACATATTTCGGCGGAGCGAAGAAGCGGGTCACCACGTCGATGAAGCAATTCGACTGGGCGCTCGAGGTGTGTGGCTTCAAGAAGGAGTGATTGATGAAGAAGCGGCTCGGCGTGCGCTCGATGCGGGACTCGCCGTCGTGATGGACCGCTGCATTCTGAAAGAACATCTCAAGCGAACGCGGTGA
- a CDS encoding MFS transporter, with the protein MTNKGRVAFALAVLFAINTMNFFDRQVLGAVGETIRDEWKLSDTALGTLGTAFTLLYAMVGVPLGRMTDKFTRTWILSAGVFVWSLFTAVSGIAQNFTQLFVVRLGVGVGEAACAPASTSLIGDLFPAARRAKALSVFMLGLPIGIALSFAVSGWLAQRYGWRPAFYIAGIPGLICAVLALFVHEPKRGASELHNISGAKREGSPYLLVLSIPTMWWLIASGALHNFNMYAIGTFLSSFLQRVHHLNKFDAGMISMVVYGLSGIPGLILGGMLGDSIMRRKPNGRLIVGAVAIFISVPLMYFGLGVPVGDMVSFTILAGLGMASMYVYYSTVYSTIQDVIEPSLRGTAMALYFFAMYVLGASLGPIGMGILSSHFTSTAALAAGVTDTSFEALRPFASQGLHSALYVIPVLGVLLGLVLFAGSRTVTKDMEKLRRWMHESATQAPAVESAEAAN; encoded by the coding sequence ATGACCAATAAGGGCAGAGTAGCATTCGCGCTGGCGGTTTTGTTCGCGATCAACACGATGAACTTCTTCGACCGGCAAGTGCTCGGCGCGGTCGGCGAGACCATTCGCGATGAATGGAAACTGAGCGACACTGCGCTTGGAACGCTCGGCACCGCTTTCACGCTGCTGTATGCCATGGTCGGCGTGCCGCTCGGCAGGATGACCGACAAATTCACGCGTACGTGGATTCTGTCCGCAGGCGTCTTCGTATGGAGTTTATTCACCGCCGTTTCGGGCATCGCCCAGAACTTCACTCAGCTCTTCGTCGTGCGCCTGGGCGTCGGAGTTGGCGAAGCGGCGTGCGCTCCGGCCTCGACCTCTTTGATCGGCGACCTCTTCCCTGCCGCGAGGCGCGCGAAGGCGCTTTCTGTTTTCATGCTCGGCCTCCCGATCGGCATCGCTCTGAGCTTCGCCGTCAGCGGTTGGCTCGCTCAACGTTACGGTTGGCGGCCCGCATTTTACATCGCCGGAATTCCTGGATTGATCTGTGCTGTGCTTGCGTTGTTCGTTCACGAACCGAAGCGCGGGGCGTCTGAGCTGCACAACATCAGCGGAGCAAAGCGCGAGGGCTCGCCTTACCTCCTCGTGCTATCGATCCCGACGATGTGGTGGCTCATCGCGTCGGGCGCGCTGCACAACTTCAATATGTATGCGATCGGAACATTTCTCTCGTCGTTTCTCCAACGGGTGCATCATCTCAACAAATTCGACGCAGGGATGATATCGATGGTGGTGTACGGGCTTTCGGGGATACCCGGTCTCATTCTTGGCGGGATGCTCGGCGACAGCATCATGAGGCGGAAGCCGAACGGGCGATTGATCGTCGGCGCGGTCGCGATATTCATCTCGGTTCCGCTGATGTATTTCGGACTCGGCGTTCCAGTCGGAGACATGGTTAGCTTCACGATCCTGGCAGGGTTGGGCATGGCTTCGATGTACGTCTACTATTCGACGGTCTACTCGACAATTCAAGACGTAATCGAGCCGTCGCTTCGAGGGACGGCGATGGCGCTGTACTTCTTTGCGATGTACGTGCTGGGCGCGTCGCTCGGTCCAATAGGTATGGGGATCTTAAGCAGTCATTTCACCAGCACCGCGGCATTAGCCGCCGGCGTAACCGATACCAGCTTTGAAGCGCTGAGACCGTTTGCGTCCCAGGGCTTGCACTCGGCGTTGTACGTCATTCCGGTGCTCGGCGTGTTGCTGGGGCTGGTGCTATTCGCCGGGTCGCGAACCGTCACCAAAGACATGGAGAAGCTGCGTCGCTGGATGCACGAATCGGCCACGCAAGCTCCGGCGGTCGAATCTGCCGAAGCCGCGAATTAG